A portion of the Chitinophagales bacterium genome contains these proteins:
- a CDS encoding SUKH-3 domain-containing protein: MEFNKDVTELLKKAGWKEGRKVSLKELELPLDNYPNFIIEFLQEYGNLKIDCEKQDYSDVANELYLDASIPKEKLEGDHYIPYYQSIIKRTFFPIGLYLPDSYDICCDVDGRVYKIGEYCFYVGKNLYEGIENILLMNTLQSLQLDEDTGKWWNMKGEYVPLP, encoded by the coding sequence ATGGAATTTAATAAGGACGTAACTGAATTGCTTAAAAAAGCTGGTTGGAAAGAAGGTAGGAAGGTATCTCTAAAAGAATTAGAACTGCCACTAGATAATTACCCAAACTTTATAATTGAATTCTTACAAGAATATGGAAATCTAAAGATTGATTGCGAGAAACAAGACTATTCAGATGTAGCGAATGAATTATATCTTGATGCTAGTATTCCAAAGGAAAAATTAGAGGGAGATCATTATATCCCATACTATCAATCAATCATTAAGAGAACTTTTTTTCCTATTGGGCTGTATCTGCCTGACAGCTATGATATCTGCTGCGATGTAGACGGCAGAGTGTATAAGATAGGAGAGTATTGCTTTTATGTAGGTAAGAACTTATACGAAGGAATTGAGAACATATTATTAATGAATACCCTTCAATCTTTACAGTTGGATGAAGATACAGGAAAGTGGTGGAATATGAAAGGAGAGTATGTCCCACTTCCATAA